A section of the Candidatus Eisenbacteria bacterium genome encodes:
- the fusA gene encoding elongation factor G, producing MPRQYDLSHMRNIGIMAHIDAGKTTLTERILYYTGKVHRVGEVHDGAATMDWMEQERERGITITSAATTCFWHNHQINIIDTPGHVDFTVEVERSLRVLDGAVAVFCGVGGVEPQSETVWRQADKYGVPRIAFVNKLDRVGADFNFVVNMMKNRLGALAIPLQIPVYIGDWFTGMIDLIEMNSITYESDEMGANYVEGEIPRDLEKKAAEARHQMLEGIAEYDDELLHAYLDGKQVTPEMIKRAIRKGTLSGKIVPVLGGTAFKNKGVQRLLDAVVAYLPAPLDVPAVKGINPKTLEHEQRCPSDDEPFSALAFKIMTDPYVGKLTFFRVYSGTLKAGTYVYNSTKEKGERLGRVVEMHANKREDREEVYCGEIAAAVGLKNVHTGDTLCDKDHPIVLEAMHFPEPVIQVAIEPKTKADEEKMATALGKLSDEDPTFKVKTDEDSGQTLISGMGELHLEILVDRMVREFSVQANIGKPQVAYKETISKKVEQRTRFIRQTGGRGQFADVTIMLEPLPPGSGFQFENEIRGGAIPKEYIPSVEKGIIEAMENGIMAGYPVVDVKVDLIDGQFHEVDSSEMAFKIAGSMAFKEAAAKGGPKLLEPIMDVEVVVPEEYMGDVIGDLSSRRGRIGGMFQRSDARVVAASVPLAEMFGYSTRLRSITQGRAVYSMQFSRYDEMPQAMAEQIIAKVKGS from the coding sequence GTGCCCAGGCAGTACGATCTTTCTCATATGCGGAACATCGGCATCATGGCCCACATCGATGCCGGTAAGACGACTCTGACCGAGCGGATCCTCTATTACACGGGGAAGGTCCACCGGGTGGGGGAAGTCCATGACGGCGCGGCCACCATGGACTGGATGGAGCAGGAGCGTGAGCGGGGAATCACCATCACCTCCGCCGCGACGACCTGTTTCTGGCACAACCACCAGATCAACATCATCGATACGCCAGGCCACGTCGACTTCACGGTCGAGGTGGAGCGCTCCCTCCGGGTCCTCGACGGTGCCGTCGCGGTGTTCTGCGGCGTGGGCGGAGTCGAGCCGCAGTCCGAAACCGTGTGGCGGCAGGCCGACAAGTACGGCGTGCCCCGGATCGCGTTCGTGAACAAGCTGGACCGGGTCGGCGCCGACTTCAATTTCGTCGTGAACATGATGAAGAACCGTTTGGGCGCGCTCGCGATTCCGCTCCAGATCCCGGTCTACATCGGCGACTGGTTCACCGGGATGATCGACCTGATCGAGATGAACTCGATCACGTACGAGTCGGACGAGATGGGCGCGAATTACGTCGAAGGAGAAATCCCGCGCGATCTCGAGAAGAAGGCGGCCGAGGCGCGGCACCAGATGCTCGAGGGGATCGCCGAGTACGACGACGAGCTGCTCCATGCGTACCTCGACGGCAAGCAGGTGACCCCCGAGATGATCAAGCGCGCGATCCGCAAGGGGACCCTGAGCGGGAAAATCGTGCCGGTCCTTGGCGGAACGGCGTTCAAGAACAAGGGCGTGCAGAGGCTTCTCGACGCGGTGGTGGCGTATCTCCCCGCGCCGCTGGACGTGCCCGCGGTCAAGGGCATCAATCCCAAGACCCTGGAGCACGAGCAGCGCTGCCCGTCGGACGACGAGCCGTTTTCGGCGCTCGCGTTCAAGATCATGACCGATCCCTATGTCGGCAAGCTGACGTTCTTTCGCGTCTACTCCGGGACCTTGAAGGCGGGCACCTACGTGTACAACTCGACGAAGGAGAAAGGCGAGCGTCTGGGACGCGTCGTCGAGATGCACGCGAACAAGCGCGAGGACCGCGAGGAAGTGTACTGCGGCGAGATCGCCGCGGCGGTCGGCCTGAAGAACGTCCACACGGGCGACACGCTCTGCGACAAGGACCACCCGATCGTGCTCGAGGCGATGCACTTCCCCGAGCCGGTGATCCAGGTCGCGATCGAGCCGAAGACCAAAGCGGACGAAGAGAAGATGGCGACGGCGCTCGGGAAGCTGAGCGACGAGGACCCGACCTTCAAGGTGAAAACCGACGAGGATTCGGGGCAGACGCTGATTTCCGGGATGGGGGAGCTGCACTTGGAAATCCTCGTGGATCGGATGGTGCGCGAGTTCAGCGTCCAGGCGAATATCGGGAAGCCCCAGGTCGCCTACAAGGAAACGATCAGCAAGAAGGTGGAGCAGCGCACGCGGTTCATCCGCCAGACGGGCGGGCGCGGCCAGTTCGCGGACGTGACGATCATGCTGGAGCCGCTTCCACCGGGCAGCGGCTTCCAGTTCGAGAACGAGATCCGAGGCGGTGCGATCCCAAAGGAGTACATCCCCTCGGTGGAAAAGGGCATCATCGAGGCGATGGAGAACGGCATCATGGCCGGCTATCCCGTCGTGGACGTGAAGGTGGATCTGATCGACGGGCAGTTTCACGAAGTCGACTCCTCGGAAATGGCGTTCAAGATCGCGGGCTCGATGGCGTTCAAGGAGGCCGCGGCGAAAGGCGGTCCGAAGCTTCTCGAGCCGATCATGGACGTCGAAGTGGTCGTGCCCGAGGAGTACATGGGGGACGTGATCGGTGATCTGAGCTCGCGGCGCGGCCGCATCGGAGGCATGTTCCAGCGCTCCGACGCGCGCGTCGTGGCGGCCTCCGTGCCGCTCGCCGAAATGTTCGGATATTCCACGCGGCTCCGCTCCATCACCCAGGGACGGGCCGTTTATTCCATGCAGTTCTCACGGTACGACGAGATGCCGCAGGCCATGGCGGAACAGATCATCGCCAAGGTCAAAGGGAGCTGA
- the rpsG gene encoding 30S ribosomal protein S7 translates to MRRASKIHKFEVQPDARFNNVLVTRFVNALMIQGKKSVAERIFYNAVDIIEKKVGSDGLSVVKSALANVKPVLEVKSRRVGGATYQVPVEVRQDRRTALALRWIIQYSRMRPDHTMSERIAAELIAASKNEGGAVKKREDTHKMAEANKAFAHYRW, encoded by the coding sequence ATGCGACGCGCCAGCAAGATTCATAAGTTCGAGGTTCAGCCCGACGCGCGTTTCAACAACGTCCTGGTCACGCGCTTCGTGAACGCGCTCATGATCCAAGGCAAGAAGAGCGTGGCGGAGCGGATTTTCTACAACGCGGTCGACATCATCGAGAAGAAGGTCGGCTCGGACGGGCTCTCGGTGGTCAAGTCGGCCCTCGCGAACGTAAAGCCCGTGCTGGAGGTGAAGTCCCGGCGCGTGGGCGGCGCGACGTATCAGGTCCCGGTGGAAGTGCGCCAGGACCGGCGGACGGCGCTCGCGCTCCGCTGGATCATCCAGTACTCGCGCATGCGCCCCGACCACACCATGTCGGAGCGGATCGCGGCGGAGCTCATCGCGGCTTCGAAGAACGAAGGCGGAGCCGTAAAGAAACGAGAGGACACACACAAAATGGCGGAGGCCAACAAAGCCTTCGCCCACTATCGCTGGTAA
- a CDS encoding 30S ribosomal protein S12, producing the protein MPTLNQLVRLGRKRQLSKTASPALKGAPQKRGVCTRVYTSTPKKPNSALRKVARVRLTNGMEVTCYIPGEGHNLQEHSIVLIRGGRVKDLPGVRYHVVRGTLDASGVEGRQQSRSKYGTKRKKGP; encoded by the coding sequence GTGCCGACCCTGAACCAGCTTGTGCGACTCGGCCGCAAGCGGCAGCTCTCGAAGACGGCTTCGCCGGCTCTGAAGGGGGCGCCGCAGAAACGCGGCGTGTGCACGCGCGTCTATACATCGACCCCCAAGAAGCCCAATTCGGCGCTTCGCAAGGTCGCCCGCGTGAGGCTCACGAACGGGATGGAGGTCACATGCTATATCCCGGGCGAGGGGCACAATTTGCAGGAGCACTCGATCGTCCTGATCCGGGGCGGCCGCGTGAAGGATCTCCCCGGCGTGCGCTATCACGTCGTGCGCGGAACGCTCGACGCCTCCGGGGTCGAAGGGCGCCAGCAGAGCCGCTCCAAGTACGGCACCAAGCGGAAGAAGGGGCCGTAA
- the rpoC gene encoding DNA-directed RNA polymerase subunit beta', translated as MQELFGIKSPLATERQRFSLARVDDRDISRRRLAFNSIRIMLASPETIRGWSHGEVTKPETINYRSFKPERDGLFCEKIFGPVKDWECNCGKYKRIRYRGVICDRCGVEVTQAKVRRERLGHINLAVPVSHIWYFKAVPSRIGHLLDMSIRDLERVLYYESYVVIDPGTSGMKKKQLVSEDEYYELTQDETITLNAKMGAEAIRDLLTEIDLDELSAELRAIAKIENSVQRKKETLKRLRIVEAFRQSGNRPEWMILSTIPVLPPDLRPLVPLEGGRFATSDLNDLYRRVINRNNRLKKLIDIRAPEVILRNEKRMLQEAVDALFDNGRRSRAVRGQGNRPLKSLSDMLKGKQGRFRQNLLGKRVDYSGRSVIVVGPELKLHQCGLPKNMALELFKPFIIRKLEDKGFVQTVKSAKRLVERERPEVWDILGDIIKGHPVLLNRAPTLHRLGIQAFEPVLVEGKAIRIHPMVCGAFNADFDGDQMAVHVPLSFEAQIETRQLMLSTNNILLPSNGRPVAAPSQDIVLGCNYMTRKRPLPPGKKPKHYAGMTEVRAAYDHKQAGLHDPIVLHLDGQRLDTSVGRVLFNEILVPLGIPFKNTEMDKKALEELVGDCHRNLGNKTTAIILDSLKNLGFTYATQAGITVGIDDILIPGSKAAIIERAQKDVAHINQQYQQKVITDGERYNKVIDTWTHVTTEVEEATFQGLASDRDGFNPIYMMAYSGSRGTKEQIRQLAGMRGLMAKPQKKITGGLGEIIESPVIHNFKEGLTVLEYFVSTHGARKGLADTALKTADAGYLTRRLVDVAQDVIVNIEDCGTVSGLEVGALKEGEEVIEPLGDRVLGRVAIEDVVDPNTGDVIVRSGEEITEEAAEAIEESGRIEKVAIRSVLKCEATRGICAKCYGRNLATGRMVELGEAAGVIAAQSIGEPGTQLTLRTFHIGGVAGRIVEQSRIKAKITGSVRFRELEVVERQNGSLVVVGHKGQIEVLDQDGKVRHRYSPPYGATVDVKDGAPVTAGDDLFEWDTYNTPILTEKSGTVRFVDIKEKVTVRDEVDENTGLRLMVIVDDREKVLQPHIDIVGSGGRRVASYPLPTGARLLVRDSQEVTAGEPLVKIRREISKTRDITGGLPRVSELFEARKPKDAATVSEIDGRVEFGGVSRGMKKLLVVGDSGDTREYLIPQGKHMHVQEGDYVKAGDRLTEGPVNPHDMLKIKGIQAVQEYLVNEIQEVYRLQGVRIDDKHIEVIVRQMLQKVRIEDPGDTNFLEGEQVDKAQLRIEQRRVESEGGQPATYQPLLLGITKASLSTQSFISSASFQETTRVLTEASVLGMTDHLRGLKENVIIGHLIPAGTGMSRYRGVEVIAEEEDETERVAGVEEEIKSA; from the coding sequence ATGCAGGAACTGTTCGGAATCAAGTCGCCTCTCGCAACGGAACGTCAGCGGTTCTCACTGGCCCGGGTCGACGACCGCGACATCTCGCGGCGGAGGCTCGCGTTCAATTCCATACGGATCATGCTCGCTTCGCCGGAGACGATCCGGGGCTGGTCGCACGGGGAGGTCACGAAGCCCGAGACGATCAACTACCGGTCGTTCAAGCCCGAGCGGGATGGTCTTTTCTGCGAGAAGATTTTCGGACCGGTCAAGGACTGGGAGTGCAATTGCGGCAAGTACAAACGCATCCGCTACCGCGGCGTGATCTGCGACCGCTGCGGCGTGGAGGTCACCCAGGCCAAGGTGCGCCGCGAGCGGCTGGGGCACATCAACCTCGCGGTCCCGGTCTCCCACATCTGGTACTTCAAGGCGGTGCCGAGCCGCATCGGACACCTGCTGGACATGTCGATCCGCGACCTGGAGCGGGTCCTGTACTACGAGTCCTACGTCGTGATCGATCCCGGCACGAGCGGCATGAAGAAAAAGCAGCTCGTCTCGGAAGATGAGTACTACGAGCTCACGCAGGACGAGACGATCACGCTCAACGCGAAAATGGGCGCGGAGGCGATCCGCGATCTCCTCACCGAGATCGACCTGGACGAGCTTTCCGCCGAGCTTCGCGCGATCGCCAAGATCGAGAACTCCGTCCAGCGGAAGAAGGAGACGCTGAAGCGCCTCCGGATCGTAGAGGCGTTCCGGCAGAGCGGCAACCGGCCGGAGTGGATGATCCTCTCCACGATCCCGGTGCTTCCTCCGGATCTGCGCCCGCTCGTTCCACTCGAGGGCGGCCGCTTCGCGACCTCGGACCTGAACGATCTCTACCGGCGCGTCATCAACCGCAACAACCGGCTGAAGAAGCTCATCGACATCCGCGCGCCGGAAGTCATCTTGCGCAACGAGAAGCGGATGCTCCAGGAAGCGGTGGACGCGCTCTTCGACAACGGGCGGCGCAGCCGCGCGGTGCGCGGCCAGGGAAACCGGCCCCTGAAGTCGCTCTCCGACATGCTCAAGGGAAAGCAGGGCCGTTTCCGCCAGAACCTCCTCGGCAAGCGCGTCGATTACTCGGGCCGATCGGTGATCGTGGTCGGACCCGAGCTCAAGCTCCACCAGTGCGGGCTCCCGAAGAACATGGCGTTGGAGCTTTTCAAGCCGTTCATCATCCGGAAGCTCGAGGACAAGGGCTTCGTCCAGACCGTGAAGAGCGCCAAGCGGCTCGTCGAGCGCGAGCGCCCCGAGGTCTGGGACATCCTGGGCGACATCATCAAGGGACACCCGGTGCTCTTGAACCGCGCGCCGACGCTCCACCGGCTCGGCATCCAGGCCTTCGAGCCCGTGCTCGTCGAGGGGAAGGCGATCCGCATCCATCCGATGGTGTGCGGCGCGTTCAACGCCGACTTCGACGGCGACCAGATGGCGGTCCACGTTCCGCTTTCCTTCGAGGCGCAGATCGAGACGCGGCAGCTCATGCTCTCGACCAATAACATCCTGCTTCCCTCGAACGGCCGTCCCGTCGCGGCGCCCAGCCAGGACATCGTGCTCGGATGCAACTACATGACGCGGAAGCGGCCGCTTCCCCCGGGGAAGAAGCCGAAGCACTACGCCGGCATGACGGAGGTGCGGGCGGCCTACGACCATAAACAGGCTGGGCTCCACGATCCGATCGTGCTCCATCTCGACGGGCAGCGGCTCGACACCAGCGTCGGGCGGGTGCTGTTCAACGAGATCCTCGTGCCGTTGGGGATTCCGTTCAAGAACACGGAGATGGACAAGAAGGCGCTCGAGGAGCTGGTCGGCGATTGCCACCGGAATCTCGGGAACAAGACCACCGCCATCATCCTGGATTCGCTCAAGAATCTGGGGTTCACCTACGCGACCCAGGCGGGGATCACCGTGGGCATCGACGACATCCTGATTCCGGGCTCCAAGGCCGCGATCATCGAGCGCGCGCAAAAGGACGTGGCCCACATCAACCAGCAGTACCAGCAGAAGGTGATCACCGACGGCGAGCGCTACAACAAGGTGATCGATACCTGGACCCACGTCACGACCGAGGTGGAAGAGGCGACGTTCCAGGGTCTCGCCTCGGACCGGGACGGCTTCAATCCGATCTACATGATGGCCTACTCCGGCTCGCGCGGAACGAAAGAGCAGATCCGCCAGCTCGCGGGAATGCGCGGGCTCATGGCGAAGCCTCAGAAGAAAATTACAGGCGGCCTCGGCGAGATCATCGAGTCCCCCGTGATCCATAACTTCAAAGAAGGGCTCACGGTGCTCGAATACTTCGTCTCAACCCACGGCGCGCGGAAGGGGCTCGCCGACACGGCCCTCAAGACCGCCGACGCGGGGTATCTGACGCGACGTCTCGTGGACGTGGCGCAGGATGTCATCGTGAACATCGAGGACTGCGGCACGGTGAGCGGGCTCGAGGTCGGCGCCTTGAAGGAAGGCGAAGAGGTGATCGAGCCGCTAGGAGACCGTGTGCTCGGGCGCGTCGCGATCGAGGATGTGGTCGACCCCAATACGGGAGACGTGATCGTCCGCTCGGGCGAGGAGATCACGGAGGAGGCCGCGGAAGCGATCGAAGAGAGCGGGCGGATCGAGAAAGTCGCGATCCGGTCGGTCTTGAAGTGCGAGGCGACGCGCGGCATCTGCGCGAAGTGTTACGGGCGAAATCTCGCGACCGGACGCATGGTCGAGCTGGGTGAGGCCGCGGGCGTCATCGCGGCGCAGTCGATCGGCGAGCCCGGCACGCAGCTTACGCTTCGGACCTTCCACATCGGCGGCGTCGCGGGACGCATCGTCGAGCAGTCGAGGATCAAGGCGAAGATCACCGGCTCTGTCCGATTCCGCGAGTTGGAAGTCGTCGAGCGGCAGAACGGCTCGCTGGTCGTCGTCGGGCACAAGGGCCAGATCGAGGTCCTGGATCAGGACGGCAAGGTGCGCCATCGCTACTCGCCGCCTTACGGCGCGACCGTCGACGTGAAAGACGGCGCCCCGGTCACGGCGGGAGACGATCTGTTCGAATGGGACACCTACAACACGCCGATTCTGACCGAGAAGTCCGGCACGGTCCGCTTCGTGGACATCAAGGAGAAGGTCACCGTTCGTGACGAGGTCGACGAGAACACGGGGCTTCGCCTCATGGTCATCGTCGACGACCGCGAGAAGGTGCTTCAGCCGCACATCGACATCGTGGGTTCGGGCGGTCGGCGCGTGGCGAGCTATCCGCTCCCGACCGGCGCCCGCCTCCTCGTGCGCGACAGCCAGGAAGTCACGGCGGGAGAGCCGCTGGTCAAGATCCGCCGCGAGATCTCGAAGACGCGCGACATCACGGGCGGTCTGCCCCGGGTGAGCGAGCTGTTCGAGGCGCGGAAGCCGAAGGACGCCGCGACCGTTTCGGAAATCGACGGGCGCGTCGAATTCGGGGGGGTCAGCCGAGGCATGAAGAAGCTCCTCGTGGTCGGAGACTCCGGGGATACTCGGGAATACCTGATTCCCCAGGGCAAGCACATGCACGTCCAGGAGGGGGATTACGTCAAGGCGGGCGACCGGCTCACGGAGGGTCCGGTCAATCCTCACGATATGTTGAAAATCAAGGGCATCCAGGCGGTCCAGGAGTACCTGGTCAACGAGATCCAGGAGGTCTACCGGCTCCAGGGCGTCCGGATCGACGACAAGCACATCGAGGTGATCGTCCGGCAGATGCTCCAAAAGGTGAGGATCGAGGACCCCGGCGACACGAATTTCCTCGAAGGGGAGCAGGTCGACAAGGCCCAGCTCCGAATCGAGCAGAGGCGCGTGGAGTCCGAGGGGGGGCAGCCGGCGACGTATCAGCCTCTCCTGCTTGGGATTACGAAGGCATCGCTCTCGACGCAGAGCTTCATCTCCTCGGCCTCGTTCCAGGAGACAACTCGCGTTCTGACAGAGGCTTCCGTGCTCGGAATGACCGACCACCTCCGCGGTTTGAAGGAGAACGTCATCATCGGGCACCTGATCCCGGCCGGCACCGGGATGTCCCGCTACCGGGGCGTCGAAGTCATTGCTGAAGAGGAAGATGAGACCGAACGGGTGGCCGGCGTCGAGGAGGAGATAAAAAGTGCTTGA